One genomic region from Candidatus Nezhaarchaeota archaeon encodes:
- a CDS encoding 30S ribosomal protein S3ae, with translation MSQRPRRAVKRPAAKAYYKILAPPAFGLTEVGETFASSPDKLIGRTVWVSLYSLTNYPAQQHIKLLFQVVKVEGNVAYTVFKGHDMARDYLRSLVRRGSSLVDSIFDVYTKDGCRLRVMVMAVTLKRTRNSQKRAIRKVVKQVVEGKAQQLNFDEYVQEMVLSKIASEVFNAAKKIYPLRKVEVRKSKTLELVPHLVTVASTA, from the coding sequence ATGTCTCAGAGGCCTAGGCGTGCGGTTAAGAGGCCGGCTGCTAAGGCCTACTATAAAATACTAGCCCCCCCTGCCTTCGGCCTTACTGAGGTAGGTGAAACTTTTGCCTCCTCCCCAGACAAGCTTATAGGAAGAACAGTGTGGGTATCGCTCTACAGCCTAACCAACTACCCTGCGCAACAACACATAAAGCTCCTATTCCAAGTAGTAAAGGTAGAAGGTAATGTGGCATATACCGTGTTTAAGGGACATGATATGGCTAGAGACTACTTAAGGAGTTTAGTAAGGAGGGGGTCTTCACTAGTTGATAGCATCTTTGATGTCTATACTAAAGATGGATGCAGGCTGAGGGTAATGGTAATGGCTGTGACCTTGAAGAGGACGCGTAACTCCCAGAAAAGGGCCATTAGGAAGGTGGTAAAGCAAGTAGTAGAAGGAAAGGCCCAACAGCTCAACTTCGATGAATATGTGCAAGAGATGGTTCTGAGCAAAATAGCCTCTGAGGTCTTCAATGCAGCAAAGAAGATTTATCCGTTAAGAAAAGTAGAAGTGAGGAAGTCTAAGACCCTAGAGCTTGTTCCTCACCTAGTAACTGTAGCCTCAACCGCTTAG
- a CDS encoding DUF2095 family protein translates to MIEYDLDEFRKKYPRIVKELEEGTCVKSLFELIEGTEPPSMPTVIDYLRRCGTIREAKEVLEYLLRTGQLRKEEKEILEGILNSEGLEPLGPRKEFGYYSKKYVKNVKRS, encoded by the coding sequence TTGATTGAGTATGATTTAGACGAGTTTAGGAAGAAGTACCCTCGCATAGTTAAGGAACTCGAAGAGGGAACGTGTGTTAAGAGCCTATTTGAGTTAATAGAAGGCACTGAGCCACCTTCCATGCCCACCGTCATTGACTATTTGAGGAGGTGTGGGACTATCAGAGAAGCGAAGGAGGTGCTAGAGTACTTGTTACGAACTGGACAGTTGAGGAAGGAGGAGAAGGAAATTCTTGAGGGCATACTTAATAGCGAGGGTCTTGAGCCCTTAGGGCCACGAAAAGAGTTCGGCTACTATTCTAAAAAATATGTGAAAAATGTGAAAAGGTCTTAA